The genomic window GGTGATGACCGGGAGGAACCACATCGGGATCTCTTTGACCGCGAACGCGCTCACCGCCAGCGCGATGCGTCCGGGCCGGCGCGCGAGCAGCCGCAGCACCGATCGGGCCGGATGAGCGCCGTCGATCAGGTCCAGTGAGCTGGAAAGCGGTTTCCGTGGCACGATGTCCATCGTAGTGACGGCACCTCGCCCGTGGCACGCCCCCGGACGGATTCCTTCGGAGACACCATGAACTATCACCTCGCCGGCGATTCGACGGTCGCCCCGATGAAGCCCGGAGAAGAGCCCATGGCGGGCTGGGGCGAAGCGCTCGGCGAGGCGATCGGGCAGTCGGTGCGCAATCACGCGTTCGGCGGCGCCACCACGGAATCCTTCGTCGCCTCGGGGTCTTGGGCGGCACTCCTTTCCGAGGTCGGCCCCGGCGACACGGTCGTGATCCAGTTCGGTCACAACGACCAGAAGGACCCGCAGCTGGCCGCCCGCGGCGGCTACGCCGACAGGCTGCGCGGATTCGTCGACGATGTGCGGGCGCGCGAGGCCGTCGCGGTGCTGTGCACGCCGTGCGAGC from Microbacterium sp. zg-Y625 includes these protein-coding regions:
- a CDS encoding rhamnogalacturonan acetylesterase — its product is MNYHLAGDSTVAPMKPGEEPMAGWGEALGEAIGQSVRNHAFGGATTESFVASGSWAALLSEVGPGDTVVIQFGHNDQKDPQLAARGGYADRLRGFVDDVRAREAVAVLCTPCERRWFDGERVTPTHGDYPNAVRDLAADLGAPLIDLTVFTTWLYEDLGDAASTRLLSHYAPGETAAWPEGLADDTHFRLEGARRIAAFVARSLRAIERRDGDAPARGSQLVS